A portion of the Coffea eugenioides isolate CCC68of unplaced genomic scaffold, Ceug_1.0 ScVebR1_3327;HRSCAF=4523, whole genome shotgun sequence genome contains these proteins:
- the LOC113757798 gene encoding uncharacterized protein LOC113757798, whose translation MAIAINRLESQVQGKLPSQPEVNPKNVSAMILRSGKEIQGPELIIPKDKDEEKIENELEKEDSNGTNPQVLPDTVITVKTNPPPFPSRLERPKKQDKKKEILKVFRKVEINIPLLDAIKQVPKYAKFLRDLCVNRRRLRRDERVIVGENVSAVLQKKLPPKCGDPSIFTIPCRIDNTLIRKVMLDLGASINVMPKSIYISLNLGPLKKTEIIIQLADRTNVYPDGLVEDVLIKINDLVFSAAFYVHDIDDDHSPDPSPLLLGRPF comes from the coding sequence ATGGCGATAGCAATTAACCGCCTAGAATCCCAAGTCCAAGGTAAATTACCGTCCCAACCTGAAGTGAACCCGAAGAACGTAAGTGCGATGATTTTAAGGAGCGGGAAAGAAATTCAGGGACCAGAACTCATAATTCCAAAAGACAAGGATGAGGAAAAGATTGAGAACGAGCTCGAGAAGGAGGACAGCAATGGCACAAATCCACAGGTACTTCCAGACACAGTCATTACAGTTAAAACAAACCCGCCTccctttcctagcaggttggaaAGACCGAAAAAGCAGGATAAGAAGAAGGAGATCCTGAAGGTGTTCCGTAAAGTAGAGATTAATATTCCCCTGTTAGATGCAATTAAACAGGTGCCAAAGTACGCAAAGTTTCTGAGAGACCTGTGCGTTAATCGAAGGCGGCTGAGGAGAGATGAAAGAGTCATTGTTGGGGAAAATGTGTCCGCAGTCCTGCAGAAAAAGCTCCCACCAAAGTGTGGGGACCCAAGTATATTCACTATCCCCTGTAGGATAGACAACACCTTGATTAGAAAAGTCATGCTGGACTTAGGGGCGTCAATTAATGTGATGCCAAAATCTATCTATATTTCTCTAAACCTAGGTCCATTAAAAAAAACTGAAATAATCATTCAGTTAGCTGACCGAACTAATGTGTATCCTGACGGGTTAGTTGAAGATGTGTTGATAAAAATTAATGATTTGGTATTCTCAGCTGCCTTTTATGTACATGACATAGATGATGATCATTCCCCTGATCCCTCACCTCTGCTATTAGGTAGACCCTTTTGA
- the LOC113757797 gene encoding cysteine-rich receptor-like protein kinase 10 encodes MALICSGYMDPEYALHGLFSVKSDVFSFGVLILEILSGKKNSQFNQAHGGDDLLSYAWRQWRDGTPLALVDPTIGDAYSRNEVIQSIHVGLLCIQDEIEQRPTMASVVLMLNSISITLPAPNPPAYFGSSRTQSSPNDLPVSDTSTSTKSPPNPSINDVSITELHPR; translated from the exons ATGGCTCTAATTTGTAGTGGTTACATGGATCCTGAATACGCATTGCACGGTTTGTTCTCTGTAAAATCAGACGTGTTCAGTTTTGGTGTTCTAATATTAGAAATTCTAAGTGGCAAGAAAAACAGTCAGTTCAACCAAGCTCATGGAGGAGATGACCTTCTAAGCTAT GCTTGGAGACAATGGAGGGATGGAACACCATTAGCATTGGTAGATCCAACAATCGGAGATGCATATTCAAGAAATGAAGTTATTCAAAGCATCCATGTTGGCTTGCTATGCATTCAAGACGAAATTGAACAAAGGCCAACCATGGCTTCAGTAGTTCTCATGCTCAACAGTATCTCTATAACGTTGCCTGCACCTAATCCGCCTGCATATTTTGGTAGTAGTAGAACACAAAGCTCACCTAACGATTTACCAGTATCTGATACATCTACAAGCACCAAGTCACCACCAAACCCGTCTATCAATGATGTTTCAATCACTGAGTTACATCCCAGATAA
- the LOC113757799 gene encoding uncharacterized protein LOC113757799 codes for MEFDGEIVHFNIFDTMKYPSNSNFSSVFSVSTIDPAVQEVFETVGRDELEVALTKHLELETMPKVEWSEDLKCTIGALQSLPITTKRYELSPIFIPESHQRILPSVVHAPVLELKPLPEHLKYAYLGDNETLPVIISSALSKIQEEKLIRVLREYKEAIGWTIADIKGISPSICMYRIRLEEDAKPVVPKKAGVTAETNQTGELVLVRKPTDWRQCIDYRRLNAVTKNDHFSLSFIDQMVERLACRAYYCFLDEFSGYFQIAIAPKDQEKMTFTCPFGTFAYRRMPFGLCNAPATFQRCMGIEIDRAKIDIISALPYPASVQELLQKDMAFDFDDECERAFDKLKELLTSPPIIQPPDWSLPFEIMCDASDHAVGAVLGQKMGKAAHVIYYASQALNGA; via the exons ATGGAGTTTGATGGGGAAATTGTTCATTTTAATATCTTTGATACTATGAAATACCCCTCAAACTCCAATTTTAGCTCTGTTTTCTCTGTGAGTACTATTGACCCTGCGGTGCAAGAAGTGTTTGAAACTGTTGGCAGGGATGAGTTGGAGGTGGCTCTGACCAAGCACCTCGAGTTGGAGACAATGCCTAAGGTGGAGTGGAGTGAAGATCTAAAATGCACAATAGGTGCATTACAATCATTGCCGATCACCACAAAAAGGTATGAACTCTCACCTATTTTTATTCCCGAATCCCACCAGAGAATATTGCCATCTGTGGTGCATGCACCTGTATTGGAGTTGAAACCCCTACCAGAGCACTTGAAGTATGCGTATCTGGGCGACAACGAGACACTCCCGGTGATTATCTCATCGGCACTATCAAAAATCCAGGAGGAAAAACTAATTCGGGTTCTCAGAGAGTATAAAGAGGCGATAGGGTGGACCATTGCCGACATTAAGGGAATCAGTCCCTCCATCTGTATGTATCGAATAAGGCTGGAGGAGGATGCCAAACCT GTAGTTCCAAAAAAGGCAGGAGTGACGGCAGAGACCAACCAAACTGGTGAGCTAGTGCTAGTGCGCAAACCCACTGATTGGAGACAGTGTATAGACTACCGCAGGCTGAACGCCGTTaccaaaaatgatcatttttctctctctttcatTGATCAAATGGTTGAACGCTTGGCTTGTAGGGCTTATTACTGTTTTCTGGATGAATTTTCAGGATATTTTCAGATAGCAATTGCGCCCAAGGATCAAGAAAAGATGACCTTCACTTGCCCGTTCGGGACATTTGCTTATAGACGAATGCCCTTCGGGTTGTGCAATGCACCTGCAACTTTCCAAAGATGTATG GGCATCGAGATTGACAGGGCAAAAATAGATATTATATctgctttaccttaccccgcgagTGTGCAGGAG CTTTTACAAAAAGATATGGCCTTCGACTTTGATGACGAGTGTGAGAGAGCCTTCGACAAGTTGAAGGAGTTGTTGACCTCACCCCCAATCATCCAACCCCCTGACTGGAGTTTACCATTTGAGATCATGTGCGATGCCAGTGATCATGCTGTAGGGGCTGTGTTGGGGCAAAAAATGGGAAAGGCAGCTCACGTCATCTACTATGCGTCCCAAGCATTGAATGGAGCTTAA